A window of the Macrobrachium rosenbergii isolate ZJJX-2024 chromosome 43, ASM4041242v1, whole genome shotgun sequence genome harbors these coding sequences:
- the LOC136828470 gene encoding uncharacterized protein: protein MQLNKWIVWWLAVSQIVNSLVQLRKGAIIKEHGKVKMIQDLAIVKIQTDSIIDQREQLVQLSNQIQAGLQSVQDRNLYDMLSKLKRDIDSVMPRKVVKRSLIPFIGVALHNLFGVATDGNVERLKERVARLENWASEQGTVYNKVIGNVNQNQKMITVLKEFVNSALHNVSSEIARIHQTEMMEQLLIETSNFLLEYKELLNAIMMAGKNLLSPFLITLSEIEAIIQKCVVNNHLKPLVENIVDYYGLITVKVVANQIILVIPFNNPDVNSLMSVYPFPMVVDNKSIVLEGTVRHFALQHDSFLVTEIPEHEFRECVMLNDGVYVCNIVNFYEPLSALHCLDDLVNNKNGKNYCKYIPFTETFKAQIIDDEIFCVLSKQIEC, encoded by the exons atgcaattgaa caaatggattgtatggtggttggcagtgagtcaaattgtgaactcactcgtacaactaaggaagggagccatcatcaaggagcatggcaaggttaagatgatacaggacctagccattgttaagatccagacggactccattatcgatcagagagagcagttagtccagctgagcaatcagatacaggcaggattacaaagtgtccaagatagaaatttgtacgacatgctctccaagttgaaaagggacatcgatagtgttatgccaaggaaagtagtaaagcgatcactcataccctttataggtgtcgctttacacaatctctttggagtggcgaccgatggtaatgttgaaaggctaaaggaaagagtggctcgacttgaaaattgggcttctgagcagggcactgtctataataaagtaataggaaatgtcaatcaaaatcagaaaatgatcacagtgctgaaagaatttgtgaatagtgccctccataatgtttcatcagaaattgctagaatccatcaaacagaaatgatggagcaactgctcatagaaacaagtaatttccttctggaatacaaggaattactcaatgcaatcatgatggcaggtaaaaacctgctgtcgccttttctgataacccttagtgaaattgaagccattattcagaaatgtgttgtgaacaatcacttgaagccactagtagaaaatatagtggactattatggcctgatcacagtgaaagtggtagccaatcaaatcatactagtgatccctttcaacaatccagacgtcaactcattgatgtcagtctatccattcccaatggtagtagataataagtccattgtactagaaggaacagttcgacactttgccttgcagcatgattctttcctagtgactgaaattcccgaacatgagttcagggaatgtgtcatgcttaatgatggtgtatatgtttgtaacattgtgaatttctatgaaccattgagcgctcttcattgcctagatgatcttgtaaacaacaagaatggtaagaactattgtaaatatataccgtttacagaaactttcaaggctcaaatcattgatgatgaaattttttgtgttctcagcaaacagattgaatgctaa